From Nitrospirota bacterium, one genomic window encodes:
- a CDS encoding peptidase: protein MVNERQLRIFVKESRPRFEDLLGQMVEVPSISMDSSRAGDMRRMADLAKQYLVGMNAKVHVVETGGYPIVSGGWMVGPEYPTVTIYNHLDVQPAQEPEW from the coding sequence ATGGTGAATGAGCGGCAACTGAGGATTTTCGTGAAGGAATCACGTCCAAGGTTTGAGGATCTCTTGGGCCAGATGGTGGAGGTGCCGTCGATCAGCATGGATTCATCCCGCGCAGGCGATATGCGACGTATGGCTGACCTTGCGAAGCAGTATTTGGTCGGGATGAATGCCAAGGTTCACGTGGTCGAAACCGGTGGGTACCCCATCGTCTCCGGCGGGTGGATGGTAGGGCCTGAGTATCCGACCGTCACAATCTATAATCATCTGGACGTGCAGCCGGCGCAGGAGCCGGAATGGA